From the genome of Alcanivorax sp.:
GAAGGGGTTACAGCTCTCGGCAGGCGTGGCTTTCGCGTGCAGGCACGCTCCTACACGATTTCAACTATCTCGGTAGACTCGATGGGGAGCAAGACTACGCGCCGGCTAATCGGCTGGAGTCCAGCCACGTTGCCGGCATTGTTGTTGTCAACCTTTCGGCCAGTTCCCGAGAAACGCTCATCTGCTCAGGCAGGGCTTTCTGCAATGCGGCTTGATCGCTGACAAGATTTGTTAGTGCAGCTTTCAAGCTTTGCAGGATCACCCGTTGACCATACTGTTGAAATGCGGCCTGCCAGGACGCCTCCGCTGCATCGCCCCACTTTTCTCTCATCATCAGAAGATCAATAACATCTTTCTGGCTGTAGTGATGTCGGTCTGCATTTGCCAACAGCTTTGTGGTGAAGCAGCTTTCGGGCGACACGACAGGCACCGGGAACAGTGGATCGCGGACATCCCTGGTGATGTCATTGCTATCGAAATGGATGATCTCGAGCTTTATTGGTCGCCCTGCACCATCGAGCATACTGCGTATGGCATCCCGGTCCGCACGGATTTCCCGCCCCTTGTACAAAGGCGGCTCACAATCTGGACGAAACAATGGCCCGAAACTGTTCTGGGTAATCGAGGACCGTGCGGCCCTGTAGGCATCCCTTCCCACACAGAACAAGTCGATATCCACAGATTCGCGGTATTCATCCAGCTCCAGCGCGATGCGGGTTCCACCACCGAATAGAATGTTGTTTTGGGCCAGAAAAGCCTGATCAAAACCTGCCAGGATTTTCCAGATGACCTGATGATGAGGTCGGGTTGGTGTCAGCATGCGGCCAGCATCACTCCATGACCATGTTTCTGCTTGAGCTGGTCGATGAGGTGCTTTTCATTTTTTTCGAGCCGCGTCTGATCCACAAAGCGCCAGCGGGTTTCATAGAGGGCAAACGCTTTCTCAGGGGTAATAAAGCGCCCTGCGTGATCCCACATGATGAGATCAAGCTCAGGATAGTGCTTTCTGTCGATCATCGTGCCAGCCATGTGGCTGTCCCTGATTCGCGTTTGATTAGGTCATTTTATCAGCAGAGGTTCGTTAGCAGCAAACCTTGCCGCGATAGGAACATGGGGCCCTTGTGGAGGGTTACTTCCAGGCGAAGGCTTCTCCTTATTGCAGGGGTGAGGCTTTCGCGTGCAGGCACGCTCCTACGGGGGAAGGTTGTCCTTCTTGGGAGGTGAGATTTTCGCTTGTAAGCAAGCTCCCACAGGGGATTGGAGATGGAGGCTTTGGGGTGGTTCTGTGGGTTTGGGGGTGAAAAGCCTTTCTTCTGCTTGTAAGGGTAAGGATCAGGAATTCGTCTGCAAGCAGACTCCTACAGGTAAAGCATTGATGGGTTTTGTGGGAGTTTGCTTGCAAACGAAGGGGTCTTCATTCCTGGCAGATGATGTTTTCGCGTGCAAGCACGCTCCCACAAGGTGGGAGCGGGTTTTCAGAAGCTATCGCCAGGGATGCGGACGTTGCCTTCCATGAGGACACGTGCGCTGCGGCTCATGCTGGCTTTGGTGGCGGTCCACTGGCCATTCTCTTCCTTGGCGCCGGCGCCGACGCGCAGGGTGCCGGAGGGGTGGCCGAAGGTGACGCTGTCACGCTCGCCGCCGCCGGCAGCCAGGTTCACCAAGGTGCCCGGTACCGCTGAGGCGCTGGCGATGGCGACAGCTGCGGTGCCCATCATGGCGTGGTGCAGTTTGCCCATGGACAAGGCACGTACCAACAAGTCGATATCCCCTTCTCCAATCTGCTTGCCGCTGGAGGCTGCGTAGGCTTTCGGCTTGGAGACGAAGGCCACTTTCGGGGTGTGCTGGCGGGCTTCCGCTTCTTCGATGTTCTCGATCAGGCCCATGCGCTTGGCGCCGTAGGCACGGATGGTCTCAAACATGGCCAGAGCGTCCTTGTTTTCGTTGATGTCGCCCTGCAGCTCGGTACCGGTGTAGCCGATATCTTCTGCGTTAACGAAAACGGTGGGAATGCCGGCATTGATCATGGTGGCCGGGAAGGTGCCCACGCCGGGGACTTCCAGTTCATCAACCACATTGCCAGTGGGGAACATGGCGCCCTCCCCGTCTGCCGGGTCCATGAAGTCCACCTGCACTTCTGCCGCCGGGAAGGTCACGCCATCCAGCTCGAAGTCGCCGGTTTCCTGCACCTCACCGTTGGTCATCGGTACGTGGGCCACGATGGTTTTCTGGATGTTGACCTGCCAGATGCGGACCACGGCAATGCCGTTATCCGGAATACGATCGGCAGCGACCAGGCCATTGCTGATGGCGAAGGAACCGACGGCCGCGGTCAGGTTGCCGCAGTTGCCGCTCCAGTCCACGAACGGCTTGTCGATAGAAACCTGACCGAACAGGTAGTCCACGTCGTGGTCGGCTTTCTCACTCTTGGCCAGGATCACGGTCTTGCTGGTGCTGGACGTCGCGCCGCCCATACCGTCAGTTTGCTTGCCGTAGGGATCGGGGCTGCCGATCACCCGCAGCAGAATCTTGTCACGGGCTTCGCCGGGCACCTGGGCCACTTCGGGCAGATCGGTGACGCTGAAGAAAACACCCTTGCTGGTGCCGCCACGCATGTAGGTAGCGGGGATTTTAATCTGTGGTGCATGAGCCATGATATTGCTCCTTTAAAAAAACCCCGGCGGTGGTACCGGCGGGGTTGGATATACAGAGGGCTTATGTGGGAGCTTGCCTGCAAAACAAAAGATCGCCTGCAGGCAGGCTCCTACGGAAGTCTTTGGTGGGAGCGGCTGTCGTTTGTGGGAGCGTGCTTGCACGCGAATATTCGTTTGCAAGCAAACTCCCACAGTGACCTTTGCTTTAGTCCACCCTCCCACAGGGACCGGTGATTTAAGCCAGTCCCACAAGGACTTCGCCTTAGCCCGCTTCCGCCATGAACTCTTTGGCGAATTTCTGCAGGATGCCGCCGTTGGTATACACGGACACTTCTTCCGCGGTATCCAGACGACAGATCATCGGTACGCGCTCCACGTCGCCGTTCTGGCGAGTGATCACCAGAGTCATGGTGGCACGGGGTGCCAGCTCACCTTCCACGTCGTAGATCTCGGTACCGTCCAGGTTCAAGGTCTTGCGGGTGGTGCCTTCCTCGAACTGCAGGGGCATCACGCCCATACCGATCAGGTTGGTACGGTGAATGCGCTCGAAACCTTCAGCGGCAATCACTTCCACACCGGCAAGGGCAACGCCCTTGGCAGCCCAGTCACGGGAAGAACCCTGACCATAGTCCGCGCCGGCCACGATGATCAGCGGCTGCTTGCGCTCCATGTAGGTCTCGATGGCTTCCCACATACGCATCTGCTGGCCTTCCGGCTCAACACGCGCCAGGGACCCCTGGATCACTTCACCGTTCTCGTCACGGCACATCTCGTTGAACAGTTTCGGGTTCGCGAGCGTGGCACGCTGGGCAGTCAGGTGGTCACCACGGTGGGTCGCGTAGGAGTTGAAGTCCTCCTGCGGCAGGCCCATCTTGTCCAGGTAGGCACCGGCGGCGCTGTCCAGCAGGATGGCGTTGGACGGTGACAGGTGGTCGGTGGTGATGTTGTCCGGCAGGATCGCCAGCGGGCGCATGCCTTTCATTTCACGCTGACCGGCCATGTTGCCTTCCCAGTAGGGAGGACGACGGATGTAGGTGGACTGCGGACGCCAGTCGTACAGCGGGCTGGCTGCGCGCTCACCGTCACCCTTCTTCTCGAACATGGGGATGTAGGTCTTGCGGAACTGTTCCGGCTTCACTGCAGACTTCACGATGGCATCGATCTCTTCATCAGAAGGCCAGATGTCCTTCAGGTAGATCGGGTTGCCGTCCTGGTCCTTGCCCAGCGCATCTTTTTCGATATCGAAACGCATGGTGCCGGCGATGGCGTAGGCCACAACCAGCGGCGGAGACGCCAGGAACGCCTGCTTGGCGTAGGGGTGGATACGTCCGTCGAAATTACGGTTACCGGACAGTACCGCCGTAGCGTACAGGTCACGCTCGATCACTTCTTTCTGGATCTTGGGATCCAGGGCGCCGGACATGCCGTTACAGGTAGTACAGGCGAAGGCCACCACATCGAAGCCCAGTTCCTGCAGCTCAGGCAGCAGACCGGATTCTTCCAGGTACATCTTCACAGTCTTGGAACCCGGCGCCAGGGAGCTCTTCACCCACGGCTTGCGAACCAGACCCAGCTTGTTGGCGTTACGGGCCAGCAGGCCAGCGCCAATGATGTTGCGCGGGTTGGAGGTGTTGGTACAGCTGGTGATGGCCGCGATGATCACCGCGCCATCGGGCATCAAGCCCTCCTCTTCTTCCCACTCCTTGGCAATGCCACGGCTACCCAGTTCGGATACCGGCAGCAGTGCGTGCGGGTTGGACGGGCCCGCCAGGTTACGCTCAACCTTGGACAGATCGAAGTGCAGTACGCGCTCGTACTCGGCACCTTTCAGGCTGTCCGCCCACAGGCCGGTTTCCTTGGCAAACTTCTCTACCAGGGCCACCTGCTCGTCTTCACGGCCGGTCAGCTTCAGGTAGTCGATGGTCTGGCCATCGATGAAGAACATGCCAGCGGTAGCGCCGTATTCCGGAGTCATGTTGGCGATGGTGGCACGGTCACCCACGGACAGGCTGTCTGCACCTTCACCGTAGAATTCCAGGTAGGCGCCAACCACACGCTCCTTACGCAGGAACTCGGTCAGGGACAGTACCAGGTCGGTACCGGTGATGCCCGGCTTCAGCTTGCCGGTCATTTCCACACCGACGATGTCGGGCAGACGCATCATGGACGGGTTGCCCAGCATCACGTTCTCGGCTTCCAGACCACCCACACCCACGGAGATCACGCCCAGGGCGTCGACCATGGGGGTGTGGCTGTCGGTGCCCACACAGGTGTCCGGGAAAGCCACGCCGTCACGCACCTGTACCACCGGAGACATCTTCTCCAGGTTGATCTGGTGCATGATGCCGTTACCCGGCGGGATCACGTCGACATTATCAAACGCGGTCTTGGTCCAGTTGATGAAGTGGAAGCGGTCCGCGTTGCGGCGCTCTTCCACGTCACGGTTCTTCTGGAACGCGTCTTTCTCGAAACCGGGGTGTTCTACGGCCAGGGAGTGATCCACGATCAGCTGGGTCGGCACTACCGGATTGACTTTGGAGGGGTCACCGCCCTTCTCGGCGATGGCATCACGCAGACCGGCCAGATCAACCAGTGCGGTCTGACCCAGAATGTCGTGACACACCACGCGCGCCGGGTACCACGGGAAATCCATGGTGCGCTTGCGCTCGATCAGCTGCTTCAGGGAGTCGGTGAGATCCTCCGGGTTGCAGCGACGCACCAGCTGCTCAGCCAGGATACGCGAGGTGAACGGGAGTTTGTCATAGGCCCCAGGCTGGATGGCGTCGACAGCCGCACGGGTGTCGAAATAGTCCAGCTGGGTGCCGGGAAGCTGCTTGCGATATTCAGTGTTCATAGCCTGGGACTCTTTGTGAGTGTGCTTTCAGGATGAGCCTGGGATTAGATGAAACTGTGGGAGTCTGCTTGCAGACGAAAGATTTCGCTTGCAAGCAAGCTCCCACAAAAGGCTATTAGCCTCGCTCTGCGATCGGAGTAACCGGACGCAGTTCTTCACCGGTGTAGTCCGCGCTCGGACGGATGATGCGGTTGTCCGCACGCTGCTCCATCACGTGGCCAGCCCAACCCGTCAGGCGGCTCATCACGAAGATCGGGGTGAACAGCTTGGTCGGGATACCCATGAAGTGGTACGCAGAAGCGTGGAAGAAATCAGCGTTACAGAACAGCTTCTTCTCGCGCCACATGACTTCTTCACAACGTACGGAAACCGGGTACAGCACGGTGTCGCCCACGTCGGCAGCCAGCTTCTCGGACCATTCCTTGATGATGGCGTTACGCGGATCGGATTCGCTGTAGATCGCGTGACCGAAGCCCATGATCTTTTCCTTGCGCTCCAGCATGCCCATCATTTCCTGCTCGGCGTGATCGGCAGAGGTGAACTTCTCGATCATGTCCATGGCAGCTTCGTTGGCGCCACCGTGCAGCGGACCACGCAGGGTGCCGATGGCACCGGTGATGCAGCTGTGGATGTCGGACAGCGTGGAGGCACACACGCGAGCGGTGAAGGTGGAAGCGTTGAACTCGTGCTCTGCGTACAAGATCAGGGACACGTTCATGACGCGCTCATGCAGCTCGTTGGGCTTTTCGCCACGCAGCATGTGCAAGAAGTGGGCGCCGATGGAATCGTCGTCAGTGTTTTCTTCAACACGCACGCCATCGTGGCTGAAACGGTACCAGTAGCAGATGATGGACGGGAAGCAGGCCAGCATGCGGTCGATGGCTTCTTCCTGGGTCGGGAAAGCGCCCATTACGGTGGTGTCTTCCTGCTCCAGGTTACCCAGCATGGAACAACCGGTACGGATCACGTCCATGGGGTGGGCGTCAGCCGGGATGCGCTCGAGCACTTCTTTCAGCGGCTGGGGCAGACTACGCAGACCTTTCAGCTTGGTCTTGTAGGCATCCAGTTCTGCCTGAGTGGGCAGCGCGCCCTTCAGGATCAGGTGTGCCACTTCTTCGAATTCGCAGTTCTCAGCGAGATCCTTTACGTCATAACCACGGTAGGTCAGACCGGAACCGGATACGCCCACGGTGGACAGTGCGGTTTTACCTGCTACTTGGCCACGCAGACCCGCGCCGCCGAGTTTTTTGCCTTCTGCCATTGTTCATCTCCTGGTTAATCTGTTTACAACAATGTCTTGATCACCGTAGGGCGGAAATCGTTAACACCGACCTCCTCCGTCCTTTCTCTGGCGGAGATGGGCTGACGCCCATTTCCGCCCTACGATGTTGAATCTTTCATCTCTGCTGTGGGAGCTTGCTTGCAAGCGAATGATTCGCCTGCAAGCAGCCTCCCACAATGAGGTGCTTGCTTAGCCCTTGTTCTGGGCGAACAGCGCGTCCAGTTTCTGCTCGTAGTCGTGGTAGTTAAGGAAATCGTACAGCTCCATACGTGTCTGCATGATGTCCACCACGTCTTTCTGGTGACCGTTTTCGCGGATGCTCTGGTACACCTGCAGGGCCGCCTTGTTCATGGCACGGAAAGCGCTTAGCGGGTACAGAACCATGTCTGCACCGGCTTCAGCCAGCTCTTCACGGGTGAACAGCGGCGTGGCACCGAACTCGGTGATGTTGGCCAGCAGCGGTACATCGCCCAGACCTTCCTTGAACGCCTTGTAGTCTTCCAGGGTGTGTACGGCTTCCGCGAAGATGCCGTCTGCACCGGCTTCGATGCACGCCTTGGCACGTTCTACCGCAGAGTCCAGACCTTCCATCTGGAACGCATCGGTACGGGCGATGATGAAGAAGTCGTCGTCGGTCTTGCCATCAACAGCGGCCTTCACACGGTCAACCATTTCAGCCTGGGTCACAATTTCCTTGTTGGGACGGTGACCACAACGCTTCTGGGCAACCTGATCTTCCAGGTGCACGGCGCCCGCGCCAGCCTTGATCATTTCCTTGACGGTGCGGGAGATGTTGAACGCCCCGCCCCAGCCGGTATCGATGTCCACCAACAGCGGGGTTTCTACGGCACTGGAGATACGACGCACGTCTTCCAGCACGTCATTCATGCTGGTCATACCCAGGTCAGGCATGCCGTAGCTGGCGTTGGCCACGCCACCACCAGACAGGTAGATAGCACGGTAGCCGGTCTGCTCGGCCATCATTGCCGCGTAGGCGTTGATGGTACCCATGATTTGAAGGGGCTTTTCTTCCGCAAGCGCTTTACGGAAACGGCCGCCGGCGGTCAGGTTTGCTGACATGGCGTTCTCCTATTAGTCGGATTTCAGGTTTTCCGCCTTGTGGGCGGCATATTGGGTTTCAATATTCTTTCTGGCACTGCTGATATGACGGCGCATGAGCAGCTCTGCCATTTCGCCATCCCGGGACTCGATGGCCTCGAGAATCCGGCGGTGTTCGTTAAGGGCTTTCTGTGGGCGGTTTGCCACGGAGCTGAACTGGTAGCGATACATGCGCACCAGATGGTAAAGCTCGCCAATGAGCATCTGGCTGAGGGTGGCATTGTGGCTGCCCTGAATGATGCGGTAGTGGAAATCCAGGTCCCCTTCCCGCTGGAAATAGGCAGTGTCTTCGCGCAGGTCCTGCTGCTGTTCGTGCTGGTCGAGCACATCGTAGAGGCCCAGAACCTCTGCCGAACTCATGCACTCTGCCGCCAGACGGGCGGCCATGCCCTCCAGCGCTTCACGGACATGGTAAATTTCGATCAGATCATCGAAGCTGAGCGAGGCGACACGGGTGCCCACATGGACTTCGCGCTGCAACAGCTTGCGGGATTCAAGACGGCGAATGGCTTCACGGAGGGGGCCACGGCTTACCCCGTAGCGGCTGGCCAGCTCGGTTTCGCTGACCTTGGAACCGGGGGGAATCTCACCACGCACAATATCATCCTGTAACCGGGCAAATACCCGGTCAGCAAGGGTTCGTGCGCTTTCAGGTGAGGCAACAGACATAAATCAGCCCGATTGTTGACAATCTGAACAACCGGGCTGGACTTTACGCCCCTATACGGGATGTTTCAAGGACCATTGTTGACAATGAGTCATGCAGGCCTGAGTGATCATGGCAATCCATGCAGGGCTCAGGCTGTTGCAGAGGAGAAAAGGAAAATGACCTGGGAAGTCGCTGACAGGCGCGCCCTCGCCTGCCAGCAAACTGCCCCGCCGGGCTTATCCGGCAAGACGAATCAGGGAGTACAGCCGTCTTCGGCGAACTGCACCGCACCAGACTGCAGAGAAGCGAATACCAGACTTTCAATATCGGTGGGGGATTCCTGACTGGACCACCCTGAGCGCTGAATGGCTGGCAGGAATTGCAGATCAACCCAGCCTGCACGAATCTGGTCATCGAAATTGGCATCACCCAGGCGGTACATGGGAGAACAGGTGCCATCCAGATCGATGCGCCCTTGAATTTCCACGTTATAGTGCGGCGCCACCCCACGAACATCCAGCCCCGGCGCCAAACGCAAGAACACATTGACGCTATTGGAGTCAGGCAAGGTACGGGTCACCATGCCAACCTCATGGGCGGTGCCACAGGCGCCATTATCACCAGTGGTAATCAAGCCATCAGAACCAATGGACAGACAAAAGTCCGCCAGATCGTTTTCATCTTCACGCACGCGCTCGGTGGTGATGTCCACGGTTGTGGATCCCCGAGTGATGGATTCAGGATAGTTCGCGCCAATCTCGAGGGTTGGATTAGGGATAGACTCGCACTCACTGCCATCATCAGCCTCCCCGACACAGGGCCGCATCAGGCTTACCCGATAATCCCCGACTACCGAAGCCAACACTGCCGCATCAAGCGCAATCTCTACCGAGCCGGTTTTGGTGCCACGCACCGGCATGGGGCTTTCTGAAGTCCCGGGATCGCCATCATCCGGACGGGGTACAGCTCGGCCAAGCAGCTCTCCCGCTACTTCACCCTTTTCGTTCCCCTGCACCGTGTAACTGGTGTTCGGATAATCCAGATCAAAGTCACTGCCACCCCCGGTGGATATGCCCGTGTAAATGGTTTGCCCCAGAATCCTGCCCTGCAGCTGGGCATCCGTGTTTGAAGGAGGGGTATCGCCAATCCCGGCACCGGTCAATTGTACTGACTCGGTCAGAGTGTCGCTGTTGACCAGCAAAAGGGTATCGGACAAAGACGCCGTGCTTTGCAGACCCACGAAATCCACTTCCGATTCCGTGTCCGTAGAACGAATCAGCTGCCCACCCGCGAGCACCTTGCCCGAGGGGAGGAACAGACTGTTCATGGCGAGGGCAAAACGGGAGCCGTCTTCCGCCCTGAAATCACAGTCATCAACCAACAGGCACTCACCGGCACTTTCCAGTGAATAAAGCCCGGCACGGGTACGATTGGCAGCCTGTGCGATGCGCGCTTCATAGGCGGTTGTGTCAGCCTCGAATCTGGCAATGGCATCCTTGGACTCTGCCGCGAGTGCAGCATCGATCTTGTCCAACAGATCCTGCCAGGCCAGTACAAAGGCATTGTAATCACTGTAACCATCGAACGGTTGGCTGGGAATATCGCCAGCGTTTTCATCAATAACATCGTTAATGTCGACGCCCGTGCCAAGCTCCAGTTCTGCAGCACTGCGTGTCTGAATGCTTACCTCGTTATCCGCATCCCCATCGTTGTCCAGCGCCTGCAGCAACGCAGAGCGATACAGTACCGAATCATCGACAGCACTTCGGGTCGGAGGCAGAATCAGGTCAGCAACGGTGACCTGAAAGTTATCCTTGCGCAGCTGCTGGGGAAACAGGAAGGAACCGAGGGTAATCTTGTTGCCTTCAAACAGGCCATTGCCCAGGAAAAATTCGATTTCCCGGCTACTGGCCGGACAAAGCGCGGTGTAGGGAGGAATGACCGTCGCTTCACCATCCGTATCCGTGGTGGTGCGCTCTGTGTCCGAGGTGAAAAACACCACTTCGGTACCGGTGCAGCGATACCCCACGTTACTGATCTTGGGCCCGGTGAGCTCAACAAATACCTCACCACGCACAGTCTGGTCGCAAGGCGCCCCTGCGGGACACCCGGGGACAGTGGCATCAGAAAAGTCCTCACCGCCGTTACAGCCCATCAGAGCCAGAGACAAGGCAGTCAAAGCAAACAAAGCACGCATATTCAGTTCCTGTGATTCAGCAGGAGAGCCGATTATTGCCCCATCAGGACAAGCTCACCCTGCGTCACTTGTAATAATCCGTCTGTACCTGGCTGCTCTTCAAAATAAGGAAGGAAAACAACCAGGTACCGTTGACCTGTTTCCCGCTCGAGGGTTCCCTGCAGATAGCCAAAGCGGTACCAGGTTTCCGGGTACCGACGGCTGAAAGGTTGATCCACCAGCATGACCGGCGAGCCATTGGCATCCAGCCAGAGCAGCTCCACCGCCAAATAGCCTTTCTTTTTGACAAAGGCATTGAGCGTGACAGCCGCCACCCCCTCGTCCACCTTGAAGACCATGGCGCGATAAGCGCCCTCACCTGCCATCTGCGGGCTGTCGGCATGGAAATCCACCAGCGTCTCGCTGCCGGTCTTTAGCGTCTCCGCGGTGTCCAGCATATGAACACAACAGTCCGCACGCAGGGGCCGGTAGGTTTCCAGGTAGCCCACCTCCCCTACTGTTTCATAAGGGGCGGGGGCGGCAGCAGCAGCGGCACGCTCAGCACCCATATCCAGTGGCCGGCTGACCAACTGGCCCGTTTCATCAATATAGGTGACAAAACGCTGGTTCTCACGCTCCGCCAGCTCTTCATCCACCTCGCCACTGGGGCGGTAGTCCTCCAGAGTCTCCATGGGCTGGTCATTGGCTGCATCCACTTTCGGACTGGAGGTGGCTTCAGGCGGGTTGGCCGGTGCGGGTGAAGCCGCTGCCGGCGGTTGGGCTTCTGCCGGGCGCTCCAGCGTCACCAGGTTGCCCTGGGCGTCTGTGTAGACGTACAAACCACTGGATTGATCGCCTGTGGGCATGGAGCTCTGGCACCCTGCCAGAGCCACCAGAGCCAATGCAAGTAGATGTCGCATTAAAATTTCGTTCTGAAGGCCAGGCCGACCATGGTGACGGTGGCCTCTGTTTTGATGTCCAGGCCAGCATAGGGGTTGTAGACCACATTATCGATACCGGTGCAGTTTGCTGCACAACTGATATTGGCCGGAATTTCATCCTTGCTCTGCAGCATGCCAATACCCAGATCGATGTCGGTATCCTTGTCCCACTTATAGCCCATGCCAAGGCTGTAATAGCGGGCCTCATTGATCGGCACCATAGGACTACGGCGGTCGTCAGGAATGGCGGAGGCCCGTGGCTCGTAGCCCGCACGCAGCTGGATACGGCCAGTCAGATCATAGGCCGCACCAAACGCCAGGTTCCAGGTGGACTGAAAGTTCAGCGGATAGCTAAGTCGGGTCGGGGTGGATCCCGGCGAAAAAAGACGCGCCAGACTCAGTACTGCTGAGCTACGATCAAACACGATATTGAACGCATCCCACTCTTTGTAGTCCGCCCAGACCGCATCCACATTGAATTGAAGCCGTTCGGTGGGCTTGATCTTGATACCGGTCTGGAAGGTGGCGGGCATGGTCAGGTCCATGCTTACCCGCCCTACTTCCTCTTCACCCACGTAGGAGGGAATACCCAGCACCGCCAACGCCAGGGCACCGGTGGCCGAACCGCCGATACCGTTGATGGTCTCACGGGCAGCATTGGAATAAGTGATCTTGTAGTCGCCCTTCATGTGCGTCTTGGCGGCAGAGCGCCAGGTGGCGCCCCAGGCAAAGCGATCATTGGGCTCCCAGAGAATCCCCAGGTTATAGGACGGGCTGAAACGCTGATCCATGGCCACATCCAGAGACGCCATGTTCTTGAAGGGGCCCAGACCCTCTTCCGGACGACAGATACCAAACAGGATCAAATCCAGAGCAACGTTGGATTCGCCTTCGAAGGGTGCACAGATGCTCTCATCAATCACCCGGGCAAAGCCGAGCAATTCATTGGGGGCACGAAAATCCTGTTCCAGGGCGATGGCCTGATAACTCATGCCGATGGACGCCCCGATATAGAGCTCGTCGTTAACCTGGTAACCAATGGAGGGCGACAGGTAGGTAATCCGTTCCAGGGCCACCCGCTCGCCCATGTAGTTACCCACATCGTCTTCGTCACGGTAAAAACCGGCTGCCAGCGGCAGGTAGGTCGCGGTGGCAAAGGTGAACTTGGAGCCTGCCGGGCGAATGGAAAACGCCGGCAACGGGCCGGCAATCAGCGGGCCTGGGGGCAGATCCACCGTATCGTTCACGAACGGCACATACAGGGAGATCCCTTCCACCGTACTGGTGGCGGTCTTGAAACTGCGACAAAAATCCACACCGTCGTTGGGCACATCGTCACAGACTACAGGATCGTCAGAAAAGCCGAACACGTTATAGCCAGGAGGCGCACTGAATTCGGATTCCAGTGAGAAATCGGCCCCCACAAACTGAAGATCCATGCGCCGGCCATCCAGCTTTGCCAGACCCGCCGGGTTGAAGTGAATGGCGGAAATCCCCGGGGGATCAGCTGTCACCGCATGACCCATGCTCATGGCTTTCACATCAATGGCGATGTTATTGGCAAGCTGCGCACTGGCCGCACTTGCCATCATCCCGCAGGCGGCTGCCAATAACCGCAATGCTGGCCTTTTATCATTATTCTTCATGGCTCACCCCATCCAACTGCATTCACTGCTCAGGCACCGGGTTTCAGGCCGGAAAAATCGATCGGCATGGACAGCCCTAGCAGTACATCGGGGGAATCTTCGGTCAAACCGAAACCGAAGCTGAGGTTGATGATGCGGTTACTGGATGTCCGCAGGCCCAGCGAGGTGTTGACCACACTGGATGTGGAGTCCTCCGACGCTGCGGTGTAATCCTGGAACACGAAGTCAGTCTGGAAATTATAGGATTGCTGGTAGCTGGCACTGAGGGACACCTCATAGGACAGCGAGTACGCCAGTCCCATGGAGAAATTGAGGCTGTCCCCCGGGCGTACTTCCTCCAGAATCTCGCCGCCGCGGATCTGATTCAGGCCTGTCACATCAAAGGCCATGGTGTAGCCCATGGACCCGAACAGCACCACCGGGTCAATCACCTTGCTCACGCTCAGACCTGC
Proteins encoded in this window:
- a CDS encoding MalM family protein → MRHLLALALVALAGCQSSMPTGDQSSGLYVYTDAQGNLVTLERPAEAQPPAAASPAPANPPEATSSPKVDAANDQPMETLEDYRPSGEVDEELAERENQRFVTYIDETGQLVSRPLDMGAERAAAAAAPAPYETVGEVGYLETYRPLRADCCVHMLDTAETLKTGSETLVDFHADSPQMAGEGAYRAMVFKVDEGVAAVTLNAFVKKKGYLAVELLWLDANGSPVMLVDQPFSRRYPETWYRFGYLQGTLERETGQRYLVVFLPYFEEQPGTDGLLQVTQGELVLMGQ
- the prpB gene encoding methylisocitrate lyase, coding for MSANLTAGGRFRKALAEEKPLQIMGTINAYAAMMAEQTGYRAIYLSGGGVANASYGMPDLGMTSMNDVLEDVRRISSAVETPLLVDIDTGWGGAFNISRTVKEMIKAGAGAVHLEDQVAQKRCGHRPNKEIVTQAEMVDRVKAAVDGKTDDDFFIIARTDAFQMEGLDSAVERAKACIEAGADGIFAEAVHTLEDYKAFKEGLGDVPLLANITEFGATPLFTREELAEAGADMVLYPLSAFRAMNKAALQVYQSIRENGHQKDVVDIMQTRMELYDFLNYHDYEQKLDALFAQNKG
- a CDS encoding GntR family transcriptional regulator, with protein sequence MSVASPESARTLADRVFARLQDDIVRGEIPPGSKVSETELASRYGVSRGPLREAIRRLESRKLLQREVHVGTRVASLSFDDLIEIYHVREALEGMAARLAAECMSSAEVLGLYDVLDQHEQQQDLREDTAYFQREGDLDFHYRIIQGSHNATLSQMLIGELYHLVRMYRYQFSSVANRPQKALNEHRRILEAIESRDGEMAELLMRRHISSARKNIETQYAAHKAENLKSD
- a CDS encoding outer membrane protein transport protein, with protein sequence MKNNDKRPALRLLAAACGMMASAASAQLANNIAIDVKAMSMGHAVTADPPGISAIHFNPAGLAKLDGRRMDLQFVGADFSLESEFSAPPGYNVFGFSDDPVVCDDVPNDGVDFCRSFKTATSTVEGISLYVPFVNDTVDLPPGPLIAGPLPAFSIRPAGSKFTFATATYLPLAAGFYRDEDDVGNYMGERVALERITYLSPSIGYQVNDELYIGASIGMSYQAIALEQDFRAPNELLGFARVIDESICAPFEGESNVALDLILFGICRPEEGLGPFKNMASLDVAMDQRFSPSYNLGILWEPNDRFAWGATWRSAAKTHMKGDYKITYSNAARETINGIGGSATGALALAVLGIPSYVGEEEVGRVSMDLTMPATFQTGIKIKPTERLQFNVDAVWADYKEWDAFNIVFDRSSAVLSLARLFSPGSTPTRLSYPLNFQSTWNLAFGAAYDLTGRIQLRAGYEPRASAIPDDRRSPMVPINEARYYSLGMGYKWDKDTDIDLGIGMLQSKDEIPANISCAANCTGIDNVVYNPYAGLDIKTEATVTMVGLAFRTKF